A DNA window from Comamonas fluminis contains the following coding sequences:
- a CDS encoding M23 family metallopeptidase: MKTAFDRRHLLQWMTLAAGASALPSWAARPAADPWPDDSRVPGGIARLSLGPASARPTLSFNDAPVLVLGDMIEWTAIIGIPLSTTPGQYPLQVQADGQTREKSFTVTDKKYVEQSLKVSPKTVDLSPEDNARYEREAAHLKTVMATLSQPLPMTSSLRMQVPVPGRRSSSFGLRRVFNGQSRNPHSGMDIASPTGTPVKAPLPGKVIDVGEYFFNGGTVWLDHGGGLLTMYCHLSQMDCKVGDMIQAGQAFCKVGATGRVTGPHLHWSVMLNRAMVDPALFI, from the coding sequence ATGAAAACAGCTTTTGACAGGCGCCATCTGCTGCAATGGATGACTCTGGCAGCCGGTGCCAGTGCACTGCCCTCCTGGGCGGCCAGACCTGCCGCCGATCCCTGGCCCGATGACAGCCGCGTGCCCGGCGGCATAGCACGCCTGTCGCTGGGCCCCGCCTCGGCACGCCCTACCCTCAGCTTCAACGATGCACCCGTACTGGTGCTGGGTGACATGATCGAGTGGACGGCCATCATCGGCATTCCCCTGTCCACCACGCCGGGCCAGTACCCATTGCAGGTGCAGGCCGACGGCCAGACACGCGAGAAATCCTTCACTGTCACCGACAAGAAGTATGTGGAGCAGAGCCTCAAGGTCTCGCCCAAGACCGTGGACCTTTCGCCCGAGGACAACGCCCGCTATGAACGCGAGGCCGCCCACCTCAAGACGGTAATGGCCACCCTGTCTCAGCCCCTGCCCATGACGTCCAGCCTGCGCATGCAGGTGCCCGTGCCGGGCCGTCGCTCCAGCAGCTTTGGCCTGCGCCGCGTCTTCAACGGCCAGTCCCGCAATCCTCACAGCGGCATGGACATTGCCTCCCCGACCGGCACCCCGGTCAAGGCGCCGCTGCCAGGCAAGGTGATTGACGTCGGCGAATATTTCTTCAACGGCGGCACCGTCTGGCTGGACCATGGCGGCGGCCTGCTCACCATGTACTGCCACCTGAGCCAGATGGACTGCAAGGTGGGCGACATGATTCAAGCCGGTCAGGCTTTCTGCAAGGTGGGCGCCACAGGCCGCGTCACCGGCCCGCACCTGCACTGGAGCGTGATGCTCAACCGCGCCATGGTGGACCCCGCGCTGTTCATCTGA
- a CDS encoding DUF2242 domain-containing protein, protein MLALVLSACASHAPSPVVMQETFDSSSTFSRGFDATPSQTCEAARRALLSQGYIATSKTQELIEGRKSFQPNMETNLEINFRVVCVPQTSDGQVSLGFATALQDRYALKKSASSASVGVGALGSLSLPFSSSNDSLVKVGSETIAVRSFYDSFFELVESYLKQDRDTP, encoded by the coding sequence ATGCTGGCGCTGGTGTTGAGCGCATGCGCATCTCATGCCCCGAGCCCTGTGGTCATGCAGGAGACGTTCGACTCCAGCTCCACGTTCTCGCGCGGCTTTGATGCCACGCCTTCCCAGACCTGTGAGGCTGCACGCAGGGCGCTGCTGAGCCAGGGCTATATCGCCACGTCCAAGACGCAGGAGCTGATCGAGGGGCGCAAGAGCTTTCAGCCCAATATGGAGACGAATCTGGAGATCAACTTTCGCGTGGTTTGCGTGCCGCAGACCAGCGATGGCCAGGTCAGTCTGGGCTTTGCGACGGCCTTGCAGGATCGTTACGCGCTCAAGAAAAGTGCCAGCTCGGCCAGCGTGGGCGTAGGGGCTCTGGGGTCGCTGTCTCTGCCGTTTTCTTCCAGCAATGATTCGCTGGTCAAGGTGGGCAGTGAAACCATTGCGGTGCGCAGTTTCTACGACAGTTTTTTTGAGCTGGTGGAGAGCTATCTGAAGCAGGACAGGGACACACCCTGA
- a CDS encoding META and DUF4377 domain-containing protein, producing the protein MKSRWTWCLPLIASVTLAACGTTGGGGTSKPGPSGPAGDASSLTAYHWKLQQAFTPAGTEDQSWFVDSTHAPIELNFIEQRALVKNLCNTMSAAYSVEGQRLNLQKPMSTLMACNNNQLMMLEQKVARILPTTKQWNVQLGASTSEQPRLTIQFIDGTRWQLEGRPTAQTKYGGAPERIFLEVGPQRKTCSAGAGRQECLQVRELRYADTGVKTYTGQWENFYSEIEGYKHVAGTSNILRIDRYKHQNVPADASSYAYVLDMVIGTSIESPGK; encoded by the coding sequence ATGAAATCTCGCTGGACTTGGTGCCTCCCCCTCATCGCTTCCGTGACGCTGGCTGCCTGCGGCACCACTGGCGGTGGCGGCACCAGCAAGCCCGGCCCCAGTGGCCCTGCAGGAGATGCAAGCTCCCTGACCGCCTACCACTGGAAACTGCAGCAGGCGTTCACGCCCGCCGGTACCGAAGACCAGTCCTGGTTCGTGGATTCGACCCACGCACCGATCGAGCTGAACTTCATCGAGCAGCGCGCACTGGTCAAAAACCTGTGCAACACCATGTCTGCGGCTTACAGCGTGGAAGGCCAGCGCCTGAACCTGCAAAAGCCCATGAGCACGCTGATGGCCTGCAACAACAACCAGCTGATGATGCTGGAGCAAAAAGTGGCGCGCATTCTGCCCACCACCAAGCAATGGAATGTGCAACTGGGTGCAAGCACCAGCGAACAGCCTCGCCTGACCATTCAGTTCATTGACGGCACACGCTGGCAGCTGGAAGGCCGCCCCACCGCACAGACCAAGTATGGCGGCGCCCCCGAACGCATCTTTCTGGAAGTCGGCCCCCAGCGCAAGACATGCAGCGCAGGTGCAGGCCGTCAGGAATGCCTGCAAGTGCGTGAGTTGCGCTACGCAGACACGGGTGTGAAGACCTACACCGGTCAGTGGGAGAACTTCTACAGCGAAATTGAAGGCTACAAGCATGTGGCCGGAACCAGTAATATTCTGCGCATTGATCGCTACAAGCACCAGAACGTGCCCGCCGATGCATCCAGCTACGCCTATGTGCTGGACATGGTGATTGGCACCAGCATCGAGAGCCCTGGCAAATAA
- a CDS encoding MoaF-related domain-containing protein, with product MSMLSMQYAGTLLGREAVIEFPDSRAEVRYTAKGQMRWRVVDSQGHVSEGCERLSYLQLSDHLHFLNWIEKTGFTVSQVIDSSQGTVQAFWSYADEQCDSGHRSSMFVEGRFSLR from the coding sequence ATGTCCATGCTTTCCATGCAATACGCCGGAACGCTGCTGGGTCGCGAAGCGGTTATCGAATTCCCCGATAGCCGCGCTGAAGTTCGTTACACAGCAAAAGGACAAATGCGCTGGCGCGTGGTGGATTCCCAAGGCCATGTCTCTGAAGGTTGCGAACGCCTGAGCTATCTGCAGCTCAGTGACCATCTGCATTTCCTGAACTGGATCGAAAAAACCGGCTTTACCGTCAGCCAGGTTATCGACTCTTCGCAGGGAACCGTGCAGGCTTTCTGGTCTTATGCAGACGAGCAGTGTGATTCCGGTCATCGATCTTCCATGTTTGTGGAAGGTCGCTTCAGCCTGCGCTGA
- a CDS encoding MFS transporter, whose amino-acid sequence MLAMFGQQMQAVVVAWQVYDITRDPLSLAYVGLAQFLPMMGLLIPAGDLSDRMSRKRLLGMSWLLATVCSGLLWLLAETGAHNVQWIYAVLVLFGCSRAFSGPALQSLLPQIVARDQLAKALATNSMLMRISAIAAPVLGGVLYALGGGVLTYAICGLGLLLGTALLSQVPVRFADVKQPAEDDQSSMWQRFAEGIHFMRTRPIILGTISLDLFAVLLGGVVALLPVYAHEVLKVGPQGLGLLRSSMAVGEVCMGLWLASRPINRHVGKVMFAAVAVFGLANMVFALSHWFVLSMLALALAGAADMVSVYIRGALVQFSTPDHMRGRVNAVNMLFIGSSNELGEFRAGSSASWFGAVPAAILGSLCTLGVVGGWMTLFKPLRDVDRLEDAARVGTGKSEVSNS is encoded by the coding sequence ATGCTGGCCATGTTTGGCCAGCAGATGCAGGCGGTGGTGGTGGCCTGGCAGGTGTACGACATCACGCGCGACCCGCTATCTCTGGCCTATGTCGGCTTGGCCCAGTTTCTGCCCATGATGGGTCTGCTGATTCCGGCCGGTGATTTGAGCGACCGCATGAGCCGCAAGCGCCTGCTGGGCATGAGCTGGCTGCTGGCCACGGTGTGCTCTGGCCTGCTGTGGCTGCTGGCGGAAACCGGCGCTCACAATGTGCAGTGGATTTATGCGGTGCTGGTGCTGTTTGGCTGCAGCCGCGCCTTCAGCGGGCCTGCGCTGCAAAGCCTGCTGCCGCAGATTGTGGCCCGCGACCAGTTGGCCAAGGCGCTGGCCACCAACAGCATGCTGATGCGCATCTCTGCCATTGCCGCGCCTGTGCTGGGCGGCGTGCTGTATGCGCTGGGCGGCGGTGTGCTGACCTATGCCATCTGCGGGCTGGGCTTGCTGCTGGGCACGGCACTGCTGAGCCAGGTGCCCGTGCGTTTTGCCGATGTGAAGCAGCCTGCTGAGGACGATCAAAGCTCGATGTGGCAGCGCTTTGCCGAGGGCATTCACTTCATGCGCACGCGGCCCATCATTCTGGGCACGATTTCGCTGGATCTGTTTGCCGTGCTGCTGGGCGGTGTGGTGGCGCTGCTGCCCGTGTATGCGCACGAGGTGCTCAAGGTCGGGCCGCAGGGCCTGGGCCTGCTGCGTTCATCCATGGCGGTGGGCGAGGTCTGCATGGGCCTGTGGCTGGCGTCGCGCCCCATCAACCGCCATGTGGGCAAAGTGATGTTTGCCGCCGTGGCCGTGTTCGGTCTGGCGAATATGGTGTTTGCGCTGTCGCACTGGTTTGTGCTGTCCATGCTGGCACTGGCGCTGGCCGGTGCGGCCGATATGGTCAGCGTTTATATCCGCGGCGCGCTGGTGCAGTTTTCCACGCCCGACCATATGCGGGGCCGTGTGAATGCGGTGAATATGCTGTTCATCGGCTCATCCAATGAACTGGGCGAGTTTCGCGCGGGCAGCAGTGCATCGTGGTTTGGCGCAGTGCCTGCCGCCATTCTGGGCAGCCTGTGCACGCTGGGCGTGGTGGGCGGGTGGATGACGCTGTTCAAGCCACTGCGTGATGTGGACCGGCTGGAAGATGCGGCACGTGTGGGAACGGGCAAAAGCGAAGTCAGTAATTCCTGA
- a CDS encoding diaminopimelate dehydrogenase, whose product MASTSSPIRVAIVGYGNLGRGVEAAIAKNPDMQLTGIYTRRDPSQLTPLHAGTPVHAMDSLLSHKGQVDVLILCGGSKDDLPKQAPELAAHFNLIDSFDTHARIPEHFANVDKAAQGGQCTALISAGWDPGMFSINRVMGEALLPDGATYTFWGKGLSQGHSDAIRRVEGVAGGVQYTIPVEDAVNKVRSGVRPELSTREKHKRECHVVLKAGADAEAVRKTIVEMPHYFDQYDTTVNFITAEELARDHAAMPHGGFVIRSGNTSAENKQVIEYRLQLDSNPEFTSSVLVAYARAVHRMAQAGQFGCKTVFDVAPGMLSPKSAAELRAELL is encoded by the coding sequence ATGGCATCGACCTCATCCCCTATTCGAGTTGCTATCGTCGGTTACGGTAATCTGGGCCGTGGCGTAGAAGCCGCTATCGCCAAGAACCCCGATATGCAGCTGACGGGGATTTACACACGCCGCGATCCCTCCCAGCTCACGCCCCTGCACGCTGGCACGCCCGTGCACGCCATGGACAGCCTGCTCTCGCACAAGGGCCAGGTCGATGTGCTGATTCTGTGTGGCGGCTCCAAGGACGATCTGCCCAAGCAGGCCCCCGAGCTGGCAGCGCACTTCAACCTGATCGACAGCTTTGACACGCACGCCCGCATTCCCGAGCACTTTGCCAACGTGGACAAGGCGGCCCAGGGTGGCCAGTGCACGGCGCTGATCTCGGCGGGCTGGGACCCCGGCATGTTCTCCATCAACCGCGTGATGGGCGAAGCCCTGCTGCCCGACGGCGCTACCTACACCTTCTGGGGCAAGGGCCTGAGCCAGGGTCACTCCGACGCGATTCGCCGCGTTGAAGGCGTGGCCGGTGGCGTGCAGTACACCATCCCGGTGGAAGATGCCGTCAACAAGGTGCGCTCTGGCGTGCGTCCCGAACTGTCCACCCGCGAAAAGCACAAGCGTGAATGCCATGTGGTGCTGAAAGCCGGTGCCGACGCCGAAGCCGTGCGCAAGACCATTGTGGAAATGCCCCACTACTTCGACCAGTACGACACTACGGTGAACTTCATCACTGCCGAAGAACTGGCCCGCGACCACGCCGCCATGCCCCACGGCGGTTTTGTGATTCGCAGCGGCAACACCAGTGCCGAGAACAAGCAGGTCATCGAATACCGCCTGCAGCTGGACAGCAACCCCGAGTTCACCTCCAGCGTGCTCGTGGCCTATGCCCGCGCTGTGCACCGCATGGCCCAGGCCGGTCAGTTCGGCTGCAAGACCGTGTTTGACGTGGCCCCCGGCATGCTGTCGCCCAAGAGCGCAGCCGAGCTGCGTGCAGAGCTGCTGTAA
- the rarD gene encoding EamA family transporter RarD, translated as MFKGVVVSVLASVLFASLYYLSPFLAPLDGEQIFGWRVLVTLPFTTALLFALKEAAAVRTLLLRALRQPLFGLQLLLSAALLGVQLWIFMWAPMNGRALPVSLGYFLLPLVMVVAGRLWFAERLTPGQTLATLVAAAGVGHEFWQAGGMSWETWVVALGYTVYFSLRRWMKTDTLAGHWMDMALLVPAAIAFTLRAPNSWPLVVGHSELWVLLVVLGVVSAVALAMYMIASRWLPLGLFGLLSYVEPALLVVVAWLLGESIAPQQVLTYGLIFAAVGLLICDGLWHLWRGRLPKRIH; from the coding sequence ATGTTCAAGGGCGTTGTTGTTTCGGTTCTGGCGTCCGTGCTGTTCGCTTCCCTGTATTACCTCTCTCCATTTCTGGCTCCGCTGGATGGTGAGCAGATCTTTGGCTGGCGCGTGCTGGTCACACTGCCTTTCACCACGGCCCTGCTGTTTGCGCTCAAGGAAGCGGCAGCGGTGCGCACCTTGCTGCTGCGTGCCCTGCGGCAGCCGCTGTTTGGCCTGCAACTGCTGCTGAGCGCCGCACTGCTGGGCGTGCAGCTATGGATTTTCATGTGGGCGCCGATGAATGGGCGGGCGCTGCCGGTGTCGCTGGGCTATTTTCTGCTGCCGCTGGTGATGGTGGTCGCAGGGCGGCTGTGGTTTGCCGAGAGGCTGACACCCGGCCAGACCCTGGCCACGCTGGTGGCAGCGGCTGGCGTGGGTCATGAGTTCTGGCAGGCCGGTGGCATGTCGTGGGAGACCTGGGTGGTGGCGCTGGGCTATACGGTGTATTTCTCGCTGCGCCGCTGGATGAAGACGGACACGCTGGCGGGCCACTGGATGGATATGGCTTTGCTGGTTCCTGCAGCGATTGCTTTCACGCTGCGCGCACCGAACAGCTGGCCGCTGGTGGTGGGGCATTCTGAATTGTGGGTGCTGCTGGTGGTGCTGGGCGTGGTCAGCGCAGTGGCACTGGCCATGTACATGATTGCCAGCCGCTGGTTGCCTCTGGGCCTGTTTGGGCTGCTGTCCTATGTAGAGCCTGCGCTTTTGGTGGTGGTGGCCTGGCTGCTGGGCGAAAGTATTGCGCCGCAGCAAGTGCTGACTTATGGATTGATCTTCGCGGCGGTGGGGTTGCTGATCTGCGATGGCTTATGGCATTTATGGCGAGGGCGCTTGCCAAAGAGGATTCACTGA
- a CDS encoding pseudouridine synthase → MTEIALPDHPPLHILWQDEHLVAVYKPAGWLVHRTGLDAHETRFVMQALRDQLGRHVWPVHRLDKGTCGVLVMALHKEAAQALAASFAAHETRKEYRALVRGWLPDEIEVDHALKPDDAPEDAPVQEAHTTLRCLARLSWPESYDGRHPETRISLVQALPTTGRRHQIRRHLKHVAHPIIGDATHGKGPLNRWWAGRLGLQRLWLHAQSLEIAHPMSGEPLRFEADWAALPHLQEAQDWLRILALPGWAPLSPAR, encoded by the coding sequence ATGACTGAAATCGCCCTGCCCGACCATCCCCCTTTGCACATCCTCTGGCAGGACGAACACCTGGTGGCCGTTTACAAACCCGCTGGCTGGCTGGTGCACCGCACGGGGCTGGATGCGCATGAAACCCGCTTTGTCATGCAGGCCCTGCGCGACCAGCTGGGTCGCCATGTCTGGCCTGTACACCGGCTGGACAAGGGCACTTGCGGCGTGCTGGTCATGGCCTTGCACAAGGAGGCGGCGCAAGCGCTGGCCGCCAGCTTTGCCGCGCATGAAACCCGCAAGGAATACCGGGCGCTGGTGCGTGGCTGGCTGCCTGATGAGATCGAGGTGGACCACGCACTCAAGCCCGACGATGCCCCGGAAGACGCCCCGGTGCAGGAAGCCCACACCACGCTGCGCTGCCTGGCGCGCCTGTCCTGGCCCGAGAGCTATGACGGCCGCCACCCCGAAACCCGTATCAGCCTGGTGCAGGCCCTGCCCACCACAGGCCGCAGGCACCAGATTCGCCGCCACTTGAAGCATGTAGCTCACCCCATCATTGGCGACGCCACACACGGCAAGGGGCCGCTGAACCGCTGGTGGGCCGGACGTCTGGGCCTGCAGCGGCTGTGGCTGCATGCCCAGTCGCTGGAGATTGCCCACCCCATGAGTGGCGAGCCGCTGCGCTTTGAGGCTGACTGGGCCGCCCTGCCCCACCTGCAGGAAGCGCAGGACTGGCTGCGGATTCTGGCGCTGCCAGGCTGGGCGCCTCTTTCACCAGCGCGCTGA
- a CDS encoding S8 family serine peptidase, translating into MKNYGSLGFRAVVAPVCALALLALQACSTVAVPTQATLAVAGNCAETGPYACQSGETEPLYRFQWSLDYAHSYFQTHSDAGAYGGGYDLNVAPVHRMGFKGQGVKVLVIDSGVDLAHEDLAANADLGMSWNFVTGSHDPNPMLTADKQAHGSNVAGIIAAAQNGKGMMGIAPLARVGGVALVLQDAAVQSEENIRQAYGGTPWSAQADVINASFGIIHETENYDPARNVKVRGLRHLKTLRGGKGAVFVKAAGNAFDDLDKINLCGALTGYYDCTNPANDAQSLEPNAIVTAALNAKGQASSYSSAGSVIWVTGLGGESGLHGGYGESSGLSAQDIAQGKTGDGPTLFSTDISGCDAGPAAAGAPTAFMRGESRNEAGVLDNARCDYSYMNGTSVAAPTISGLAALLLGVNPDLSWRDVRDILRLSARPVDQGYEKRRRNDVSQKLDKPYDALLDLRSNSLLPRSGRVSDIRPGAQAVPLELGWQTNAAGNAYANWYGFGLPDAEKAVQWALRYKAEPALRKSAVQEIPEFVQLARLKQFDYQQVSLLAELNGSDAVVDSFQVRLDGKNICLGALGIAVQSPAGTMSLLKMPLDHFAGYGEADFEQYGLGSHAFYGENARGRWKVFAVVSNPRRLPGNAGENSACLGAPAKGRKGRNLMLNVQARIIAQ; encoded by the coding sequence ATGAAAAACTACGGCTCGCTTGGGTTTCGCGCGGTGGTGGCTCCGGTCTGCGCGCTGGCATTGCTGGCGCTGCAGGCTTGCAGCACGGTGGCTGTGCCGACCCAGGCCACTTTGGCGGTGGCGGGCAATTGCGCGGAAACGGGCCCTTATGCCTGCCAGTCCGGCGAGACCGAGCCGCTTTACCGCTTTCAATGGAGTCTGGATTACGCCCACAGCTATTTCCAGACGCATTCCGACGCCGGGGCCTACGGCGGCGGTTATGACCTGAATGTCGCGCCCGTGCACCGCATGGGTTTCAAAGGCCAGGGCGTGAAGGTGCTGGTGATAGACAGCGGCGTGGATCTGGCCCATGAAGACCTGGCGGCCAACGCTGATCTGGGCATGTCGTGGAATTTCGTCACCGGCAGCCATGACCCCAACCCCATGCTGACGGCAGACAAGCAGGCCCATGGCAGCAATGTGGCAGGCATTATTGCGGCCGCGCAGAACGGCAAAGGCATGATGGGCATCGCGCCACTGGCGCGTGTTGGTGGCGTGGCACTGGTACTGCAGGATGCAGCGGTGCAGTCCGAGGAAAACATCCGCCAGGCCTATGGTGGCACGCCATGGTCTGCGCAGGCCGATGTGATTAACGCCTCATTCGGCATCATTCACGAGACGGAGAATTACGACCCCGCACGCAATGTCAAAGTGCGGGGGCTGCGGCACCTCAAAACCTTGCGGGGCGGCAAAGGGGCGGTCTTTGTCAAGGCGGCGGGCAATGCCTTTGATGACCTGGACAAAATCAACCTCTGCGGTGCGCTCACAGGCTATTACGACTGCACCAATCCGGCCAATGATGCCCAGTCGCTGGAGCCCAATGCCATCGTTACCGCAGCGCTCAATGCCAAGGGACAGGCCAGCAGCTACAGCAGTGCAGGCTCGGTCATCTGGGTTACAGGCCTGGGTGGCGAGAGCGGCCTGCATGGCGGCTATGGCGAAAGCTCAGGCTTGTCTGCACAGGATATTGCGCAGGGTAAAACGGGGGATGGGCCCACGCTGTTTTCTACCGATATTTCGGGCTGCGATGCAGGCCCCGCAGCCGCTGGTGCGCCGACAGCCTTTATGCGCGGCGAGAGCCGTAACGAGGCTGGCGTGCTGGATAACGCCCGCTGCGACTATTCCTATATGAACGGTACATCGGTGGCTGCGCCCACCATCAGCGGGCTGGCGGCGCTGTTGCTGGGCGTCAATCCCGATCTGAGCTGGCGCGATGTGCGCGACATTCTGCGGCTGTCTGCGCGCCCAGTGGACCAGGGCTATGAAAAGCGCAGGCGCAATGATGTGAGCCAGAAGCTGGACAAGCCCTATGACGCGCTGTTGGACCTGCGCAGCAACAGCCTGCTGCCGCGCTCAGGCCGCGTGAGCGATATTCGCCCCGGCGCGCAGGCGGTGCCGCTGGAGCTGGGCTGGCAGACCAATGCAGCGGGCAATGCCTATGCCAACTGGTACGGCTTTGGCCTGCCAGATGCCGAGAAAGCCGTGCAATGGGCGCTGCGCTACAAGGCTGAGCCAGCGCTGCGCAAAAGTGCGGTGCAAGAGATTCCAGAATTTGTGCAGCTGGCACGCCTGAAGCAGTTTGACTACCAGCAAGTCAGCCTGCTGGCCGAGCTGAACGGGAGCGATGCAGTGGTGGACAGCTTTCAGGTTCGGCTCGATGGCAAGAACATCTGCCTGGGCGCACTGGGCATTGCCGTGCAATCGCCTGCGGGCACCATGTCGCTGCTGAAAATGCCGCTCGATCATTTTGCGGGCTATGGCGAGGCCGATTTTGAACAGTACGGGCTGGGCAGCCATGCCTTCTATGGCGAGAACGCCAGGGGCCGCTGGAAGGTGTTTGCCGTTGTCTCCAACCCGCGCCGCCTGCCGGGCAATGCGGGTGAAAACAGCGCCTGTCTGGGGGCTCCGGCCAAAGGGCGCAAGGGCCGCAATCTCATGCTCAATGTGCAGGCGCGCATCATTGCGCAGTGA
- a CDS encoding DHH family phosphoesterase yields MTAQNAKPSLFQQLLVRPDRNDPNPLILYHGRRCPDGYGAALAAWLFYEGQAEFRGLDHGEILSADDLGDLAGRAVYVLDFAFEPALMAEIESRVAKLVVLDHHKSAAEKLSGYQCQCGVVHFDMHKSGARLAWEFFQSDKPVPGLIRYIEDRDIWKWEFPESAAFLAALDMEPVRSFERWAEIAAFTPEQEGVYMARGGAMDEKFQKLCADIADGAQVLVFNGKQGLMVNCPGMFHSQVGDLLARQSGSFALMWHANHKGTKVGLRSRSEFNCIPLAESFGGGGHAQACGFKMPNERLVELLQGELRADPEGQYEFVAAPSLQFDEEGKWIRATPKSA; encoded by the coding sequence ATGACCGCACAGAACGCCAAACCTTCTTTGTTCCAGCAACTGCTGGTGCGCCCCGACCGCAATGATCCCAATCCGCTGATCCTCTATCACGGCCGCCGCTGCCCTGATGGCTACGGCGCTGCACTGGCGGCTTGGCTGTTCTACGAAGGTCAGGCCGAGTTTCGCGGGCTGGACCATGGCGAAATTCTGAGCGCTGACGACCTGGGCGATCTGGCAGGCCGTGCCGTCTATGTGCTGGACTTTGCTTTCGAGCCCGCGCTGATGGCCGAGATCGAATCACGCGTGGCCAAGCTCGTGGTGCTGGACCACCACAAGAGCGCGGCTGAAAAGCTCAGCGGCTACCAGTGCCAGTGCGGTGTGGTGCACTTCGATATGCACAAGTCTGGCGCCCGTCTGGCCTGGGAGTTTTTCCAGTCCGACAAGCCCGTGCCTGGCCTGATTCGCTACATCGAAGACCGCGATATCTGGAAATGGGAGTTCCCTGAAAGTGCGGCCTTCCTGGCAGCGCTGGACATGGAGCCTGTGCGCAGCTTTGAACGCTGGGCCGAAATCGCCGCCTTCACGCCCGAGCAGGAAGGCGTTTACATGGCCCGTGGCGGTGCCATGGATGAGAAGTTCCAGAAGCTGTGTGCAGACATTGCTGATGGCGCGCAGGTGCTGGTCTTCAACGGCAAGCAGGGCCTGATGGTCAACTGCCCCGGCATGTTCCACAGCCAGGTGGGCGACCTGCTGGCGCGCCAGAGCGGCAGTTTTGCGCTGATGTGGCATGCCAATCACAAGGGCACCAAGGTGGGCCTGCGTTCGCGCTCGGAGTTCAACTGCATTCCGCTGGCCGAGAGCTTTGGCGGCGGTGGCCACGCCCAGGCTTGCGGCTTCAAGATGCCCAATGAGCGACTGGTGGAGTTGCTGCAGGGTGAGCTCAGGGCGGACCCCGAAGGTCAGTATGAATTTGTGGCCGCGCCCAGCCTGCAGTTTGATGAAGAAGGCAAGTGGATTCGCGCCACGCCCAAATCTGCCTGA
- a CDS encoding M20 aminoacylase family protein: MRSTPDITPHLGTLLNFRRDLHANPELKYEEHRTGDKVAAYLTALGLTVHRGLGQTGVVASIYGKGRSKDNPGRSIGIRADMDALPVTEINTFGHISQNKGRMHACGHDGHTTMLLGAATTLAQHPDFDGTVHLIFQPGEEGGAGAKAMMDDGLFEKFPCEAVFALHNWPSLPAGQMAVRVGPIMASTLRFQIKVIGKGGHAAMPHTTLDPIPVACAIVSQLQTLVSRSTDPLDSAVLTVGKITSGTVENIIPDEAIIAGTVRTLKKETREMFVEGIKRISSHVAAAHLCSAEFTLRPGAYPNTTNHAREAKFMAGVMREVVGNDNAFDDVLPAMTAEDFGFMLEAVPGAYGWIGNGPANGQPGVSLHNPAYDFNDDNISRGSRFWDLLARRYFEQPAT; the protein is encoded by the coding sequence ATGCGATCTACTCCCGACATCACTCCTCATCTCGGCACGCTGCTCAATTTCCGCCGCGACCTGCACGCCAACCCTGAGCTCAAATACGAAGAGCATCGCACTGGCGACAAGGTTGCCGCATACCTCACCGCCCTTGGCCTGACCGTTCACCGGGGCCTTGGCCAGACTGGCGTCGTCGCCAGCATCTACGGCAAGGGCCGCAGCAAGGACAACCCCGGCCGCAGCATCGGCATCCGCGCCGATATGGACGCCCTGCCCGTCACGGAAATCAATACCTTTGGCCACATCAGCCAGAACAAGGGTCGCATGCATGCCTGCGGCCACGATGGTCACACCACCATGCTGCTGGGCGCGGCCACCACACTGGCCCAGCACCCCGACTTTGACGGCACAGTGCACCTGATCTTCCAGCCCGGCGAAGAAGGCGGCGCTGGTGCCAAGGCCATGATGGACGACGGCCTGTTCGAGAAATTTCCCTGTGAAGCCGTGTTTGCACTGCACAACTGGCCATCGCTGCCAGCCGGTCAGATGGCCGTGCGCGTGGGGCCCATCATGGCGTCCACCCTGCGCTTTCAGATCAAGGTTATCGGCAAGGGTGGCCATGCCGCCATGCCTCACACCACGCTGGACCCGATTCCCGTGGCCTGCGCCATCGTCAGCCAGTTGCAGACGCTGGTTTCGCGCAGCACCGACCCACTGGATTCCGCCGTGCTGACCGTGGGCAAGATCACCAGTGGCACCGTCGAAAACATCATCCCCGATGAAGCCATCATTGCAGGCACCGTGCGCACCCTGAAAAAGGAAACGCGCGAGATGTTTGTGGAAGGCATCAAGCGCATCAGCAGCCATGTGGCGGCTGCGCACCTGTGCAGCGCAGAATTCACGCTGCGCCCCGGCGCCTACCCCAACACCACCAACCATGCCCGCGAAGCCAAGTTCATGGCTGGCGTGATGCGCGAAGTTGTTGGCAATGACAATGCCTTTGACGACGTACTGCCCGCCATGACCGCTGAAGACTTTGGCTTCATGCTGGAAGCCGTTCCCGGCGCCTATGGCTGGATTGGTAACGGCCCCGCCAACGGTCAACCCGGTGTGAGCCTGCACAACCCGGCCTACGACTTCAACGATGACAACATCAGCCGCGGCTCCCGATTCTGGGACCTGCTGGCCCGCCGCTACTTCGAGCAGCCAGCCACATAA